A genomic region of Clavibacter michiganensis subsp. insidiosus contains the following coding sequences:
- a CDS encoding amidase: MFELHHLSAQDQWDQLQRGVVTPTELVTHYLERIERLDPGLGAFSTVTADRALERARFVEREVPRTAPLWGLPFGDKDLSERAGVRTTFGSRLFRDHISERTDAIPQALDDAGGISLGKTSAPEFGLPSYTESLVAPPARTPWDTTRGAGGSSGGAAVAVAAGLLPFAPGSDGGGSVRIPAAATGLVGLKPSRGLVPAGSGQESLAGLVVPGPLARSVADAAMLLDAMIGRVNGRIPHPFTLRAPEDPDGDLLGAAVRGEGRFQIGVMTTTPWDDAYEIVRDPSADDALALAVRELATMGHGLEDLALRPDPTYAPAFRTIWQAGAAGIPAEGDQLDLLEPLTRWLVERGRALSARDLARALAQLAAYERSVIAQFAHVDAVLTPALAQEPRPVGWYDAEDGERNFAQQVRYTPYTSFANVTGLPAITLPVHLTDDDLPMGVQLIGRPGGEATLLAIGRQLERRLHWQRRHPPQW; this comes from the coding sequence GTGTTCGAACTCCACCACCTCAGCGCCCAGGACCAGTGGGACCAGCTCCAGCGCGGCGTGGTCACCCCGACCGAGCTCGTGACCCACTACCTCGAGCGCATCGAGCGGCTGGATCCGGGCCTCGGCGCCTTCTCGACCGTCACCGCCGACCGCGCCCTGGAGCGCGCGCGGTTCGTCGAGCGCGAGGTGCCGCGCACCGCGCCGCTCTGGGGCCTGCCGTTCGGCGACAAGGACCTGTCCGAGCGCGCCGGCGTCCGCACCACGTTCGGCTCGCGCCTGTTCCGCGACCACATCTCCGAGCGCACCGACGCGATCCCGCAGGCGCTCGACGACGCGGGCGGCATCAGCCTCGGCAAGACCAGCGCGCCCGAGTTCGGCCTGCCGTCGTACACCGAGAGCCTCGTCGCGCCGCCCGCCCGCACGCCGTGGGACACCACGCGCGGGGCCGGCGGATCCAGCGGGGGAGCGGCCGTCGCGGTCGCGGCGGGCCTGCTCCCGTTCGCCCCGGGATCCGACGGCGGCGGCTCGGTGCGCATCCCCGCCGCGGCCACCGGCCTCGTCGGCCTCAAGCCGTCGCGCGGCCTCGTGCCCGCGGGATCCGGCCAGGAGTCGCTCGCCGGCCTCGTCGTGCCCGGCCCGCTCGCCCGCAGCGTCGCGGACGCGGCCATGCTGCTCGACGCGATGATCGGCCGGGTCAACGGCCGCATCCCGCACCCCTTCACCCTGCGTGCGCCCGAGGATCCCGACGGCGACCTGCTGGGCGCGGCCGTGCGCGGCGAGGGCCGCTTCCAGATCGGCGTGATGACGACGACCCCGTGGGACGACGCCTACGAGATCGTGCGCGACCCCTCCGCCGACGACGCCCTCGCCCTCGCCGTGCGCGAGCTGGCGACCATGGGCCACGGCCTCGAGGACCTCGCGCTCCGCCCGGATCCCACCTACGCGCCCGCGTTCCGCACCATCTGGCAGGCCGGTGCCGCGGGCATCCCGGCCGAGGGCGACCAGCTCGACCTCCTCGAGCCGCTCACGCGCTGGCTCGTCGAGCGCGGCCGCGCGCTCTCCGCCCGCGACCTCGCCCGCGCGCTGGCCCAGCTCGCCGCCTACGAGCGCAGCGTCATCGCGCAGTTCGCGCACGTCGACGCCGTGCTCACGCCCGCCCTCGCGCAGGAGCCGCGGCCGGTGGGCTGGTACGACGCCGAGGACGGCGAGCGGAACTTCGCGCAGCAGGTGCGGTACACGCCGTACACGTCGTTCGCGAACGTCACGGGCCTGCCCGCGATCACGCTGCCCGTGCACCTCACGGACGACGACCTGCCCATGGGTGTGCAGCTCATCGGGCGGCCGGGCGGGGAGGCGACGCTCCTCGCGATCGGGCGGCAGCTCGAGCGGCGGCTGCACTGGCAGCGCCGGCACCCGCCGCAGTGGTGA
- a CDS encoding sulfite exporter TauE/SafE family protein, which produces MIAPVLVAVFVGAVAQRVTGLGFALVVAPVLVILLGPFDGVMIVNLCSVLSASLILAGVRRDVECRRYLLLAGPAVVGIVPGALLAYLLPEPALEIGIGVLLVAALTTSLALRRTTRVIDGPGVMAGFGFAAGVMNAAAGIGGPSVSVYAVVSRWKQRGFAATLQPFFLTTGAASLITKLVLAPDRLPDLGAAAWVGIVVTLVAGVGAGTLLAPRIPSRGARTAVVVISFTGAVTAIVKGVGGLV; this is translated from the coding sequence GTGATCGCCCCCGTCCTCGTCGCCGTGTTCGTGGGCGCGGTGGCGCAGCGCGTGACGGGCCTCGGCTTCGCGCTCGTGGTGGCGCCCGTGCTGGTGATCCTGCTCGGGCCGTTCGACGGCGTGATGATCGTCAACCTGTGCAGCGTGCTCTCGGCGTCGCTGATCCTCGCGGGCGTGCGGCGCGACGTGGAGTGTCGGCGCTACCTCCTGCTCGCGGGGCCCGCGGTGGTCGGCATCGTGCCGGGCGCGCTGCTCGCCTACCTGCTGCCGGAGCCGGCGCTCGAGATCGGCATCGGCGTGCTGCTCGTCGCCGCGCTCACGACCTCGCTCGCGCTGCGCCGCACCACCCGGGTGATCGACGGCCCGGGCGTCATGGCCGGCTTCGGCTTCGCGGCGGGCGTGATGAACGCGGCAGCCGGGATCGGCGGGCCGAGCGTGAGCGTCTACGCGGTCGTCAGCCGGTGGAAGCAGCGCGGGTTCGCGGCCACGCTGCAGCCGTTCTTCCTCACCACGGGCGCGGCGTCGCTGATCACGAAGCTCGTTCTCGCGCCCGACCGCTTGCCGGACCTCGGCGCGGCCGCGTGGGTCGGCATCGTGGTGACGCTCGTCGCCGGGGTGGGCGCGGGCACGCTGCTGGCACCGCGGATCCCGTCCCGCGGGGCGCGCACGGCCGTCGTGGTGATCTCGTTCACGGGCGCGGTGACGGCGATCGTCAAGGGCGTCGGCGGGCTCGTCTGA
- a CDS encoding bifunctional metallophosphatase/5'-nucleotidase, with product MRSAPTRHPSGAARSGALALVAGLSATAVLGLGAAPASAAEGDVAIDVYSINDFHGRLETTSSTAGAAVISGAFQQAKAENPNSTLISAGDNIGASTFTSLSQADEPTLDALNAMGVSVSTLGNHEFDQGRDDVDGRVTDHSDFPYISANLYEKGTTEHAYAAYDVQDIDGVRVAFVGATTEALPELVSPAGIATLDVGSVVDASTATARALRDGDDANGEADVVVLVVHEGASTSDESSLTDDSVFGRIVTGVQADVDAVISGHTHLGYDYELPVAGRALPLPVLQTGSYGTNLGHLSLTVDSATRALTSISSELVPLLTADGKPAFPADPAVQRIVDDAVAKAEVIGSRTVGEITGDITRARQADGSENRGGESTIGNLVADAQLWATQADLGTEIAFMNPGGIRQDLNVASSGAGDSEGEVTYKEAAIVQPFANTLTTAKITGAGVKAVLEQQWQPEGSSRPFLKLGLSRDLTYTYDPTAARGARIAGVFFQGEPVDPARVFTMVANSFLAEGGDNFTELANTTEQSDSGRVDLTAFVDHITEFSPVEPDSATRSIGVVDTTGAAPAAGQERSYEMSSLLVSNAPVQDTEVVTLIDGEEVAHTPIDAAVVDTTDEQGRASVRFTVPAGLAAGPHQLAFLLPSTGASVLYALDTEAGSVVPSGTGTVPAPSSEPTLAATGSESGPVLGTSLAALVLGLALVAFRRRMSSAVRR from the coding sequence ATGCGCTCAGCTCCCACCCGTCACCCGTCCGGAGCCGCGCGCTCCGGCGCCCTCGCCCTCGTGGCGGGGCTCTCCGCCACCGCGGTCCTCGGCCTCGGCGCCGCGCCCGCGTCGGCCGCCGAGGGCGACGTCGCCATCGACGTGTACTCGATCAACGACTTCCACGGCCGCCTCGAGACCACGTCGTCCACCGCGGGCGCCGCCGTCATCTCCGGCGCCTTCCAGCAGGCGAAGGCCGAGAACCCGAACAGCACGCTGATCAGCGCGGGCGACAACATCGGCGCATCGACCTTCACCTCGCTGTCGCAAGCCGACGAGCCGACGCTCGACGCGCTCAACGCCATGGGCGTCTCCGTCTCGACCCTCGGCAACCACGAGTTCGACCAGGGCCGCGACGACGTCGACGGCCGCGTCACGGATCACTCGGACTTCCCCTACATCTCGGCGAACCTCTACGAGAAGGGCACGACGGAGCACGCGTACGCGGCCTATGACGTGCAGGACATCGACGGCGTGCGCGTCGCGTTCGTCGGCGCGACCACCGAGGCGCTGCCCGAGCTCGTGAGCCCGGCCGGCATCGCGACCCTCGACGTCGGCAGCGTCGTCGACGCGTCCACCGCGACCGCCCGCGCGCTCCGCGACGGCGACGACGCGAACGGCGAGGCCGACGTGGTCGTGCTCGTCGTGCACGAGGGCGCGTCCACCTCCGACGAGTCGTCCCTCACCGACGACTCGGTCTTCGGCCGCATCGTCACGGGCGTGCAGGCCGACGTCGACGCCGTGATCTCCGGCCACACCCACCTCGGCTACGACTACGAGCTGCCCGTCGCGGGCAGGGCCCTGCCGCTGCCCGTGCTGCAGACCGGCAGCTACGGCACGAACCTCGGGCACCTGTCGCTCACGGTGGATAGCGCCACCAGGGCCCTCACGTCGATCTCGAGCGAGCTCGTGCCGCTGCTCACCGCGGACGGGAAGCCGGCTTTTCCGGCGGATCCCGCGGTGCAGCGCATCGTCGACGACGCGGTCGCGAAGGCCGAGGTCATCGGCAGCCGCACGGTCGGCGAGATCACGGGCGACATCACGCGCGCCCGCCAGGCCGACGGCTCCGAGAACCGCGGCGGCGAGTCCACGATCGGCAACCTCGTCGCCGATGCGCAGCTGTGGGCCACGCAGGCGGACCTCGGCACCGAGATCGCCTTCATGAACCCGGGCGGCATCCGCCAGGACCTGAACGTCGCGTCCTCCGGCGCGGGCGACTCCGAGGGCGAGGTGACCTACAAGGAGGCCGCCATCGTGCAGCCGTTCGCCAACACGCTCACGACCGCGAAGATCACGGGCGCGGGTGTCAAGGCCGTGCTCGAGCAGCAGTGGCAGCCGGAGGGGTCGTCGCGGCCGTTCCTCAAGCTCGGCCTCTCGCGCGACCTCACCTACACGTACGACCCGACGGCCGCGCGCGGCGCGAGGATCGCGGGCGTGTTCTTCCAGGGCGAGCCGGTGGATCCCGCGCGCGTCTTCACGATGGTCGCCAACAGCTTCCTCGCGGAGGGCGGCGACAACTTCACGGAGCTCGCGAACACGACCGAGCAGAGCGACTCGGGTCGCGTCGACCTCACGGCGTTCGTGGACCACATCACCGAGTTCTCGCCCGTCGAGCCCGACTCGGCGACGCGCTCCATCGGGGTCGTCGACACCACGGGAGCCGCACCCGCCGCCGGCCAGGAGCGCTCGTACGAGATGTCCTCGCTGCTCGTCTCGAACGCGCCCGTGCAGGACACCGAGGTCGTGACGCTCATCGACGGCGAGGAGGTCGCGCACACGCCGATCGACGCCGCGGTGGTCGACACGACCGACGAGCAGGGGCGCGCGAGCGTCCGGTTCACCGTGCCGGCCGGCCTCGCCGCGGGACCGCACCAGCTCGCGTTCCTGCTGCCGAGCACGGGCGCCTCGGTGCTCTACGCGCTCGACACCGAGGCGGGATCCGTCGTCCCGTCCGGCACGGGCACGGTGCCCGCGCCGAGCTCCGAGCCGACGCTCGCGGCGACCGGATCCGAGTCCGGCCCCGTGCTCGGGACCTCGCTCGCGGCGCTGGTCCTCGGCCTCGCGCTGGTCGCCTTCCGCCGCCGGATGTCGTCGGCCGTGCGCCGCTGA
- a CDS encoding SIP domain-containing protein, producing MAGATRSRTRKDVKRQVLLVTDETGLAETQAALAALPLCTRGSVFVEVPDAAVEVALAHPPRMVVTVIAREGRGVDGAPAEPMAAVARAVGAWASEMMVFSAPISDEHPVTEVSVLLGGHVGGHDDLLHLLATR from the coding sequence ATGGCCGGAGCGACCCGCTCGCGCACGCGCAAGGACGTGAAGCGCCAGGTGCTGCTCGTCACCGACGAGACCGGCCTCGCCGAGACGCAGGCCGCGCTCGCCGCCCTGCCCCTGTGCACGCGCGGCAGCGTGTTCGTCGAGGTGCCGGACGCCGCGGTCGAGGTCGCGCTCGCGCACCCGCCGCGCATGGTCGTCACCGTGATCGCGCGCGAGGGCCGCGGGGTCGACGGCGCGCCTGCCGAGCCGATGGCCGCGGTCGCCCGGGCGGTCGGCGCGTGGGCCAGCGAGATGATGGTCTTCTCCGCGCCGATCTCCGACGAGCACCCGGTCACCGAGGTCAGCGTGTTGCTCGGCGGCCATGTCGGCGGGCACGACGACCTGCTGCACCTGCTCGCGACGCGCTGA
- a CDS encoding siderophore-interacting protein produces the protein MVAEQPAVERPAYRPFAARVARTERVSPTFLRITFQSDDLRDFGDECLDQRIKLLLPVAEHGLPDLTGVGGDDWFAWWRALPDAERNPLRTYTSRAVRRELGEVDIDFALHGDMGPASRWAGSAQPGDEMVIIGPDALSPARGLGIEWHPGAARSLLLAGDETAAPAICNILSSLPDDAVGCAFIEVPVTGDRLDVRVPKGVHLTWLPRDGRPNGSRLEEAVRHWVDCHVKVGAIAVPEVALAEAAQPLAADDADAIVWDAPVVHEGSTLYAWLAGESGCIKALRRFLVRDTGIDRRQVAFMGYWRRGAAEGS, from the coding sequence GTGGTCGCGGAGCAACCCGCGGTGGAGCGTCCCGCCTACCGGCCGTTCGCGGCCCGGGTCGCGCGTACCGAGCGCGTCAGCCCCACGTTCCTGCGGATCACGTTCCAGAGCGACGACCTGCGCGACTTCGGCGACGAGTGCCTCGACCAGCGCATCAAGCTGCTGCTGCCCGTCGCCGAGCACGGCCTGCCGGATCTCACCGGCGTCGGCGGCGACGACTGGTTCGCCTGGTGGCGCGCCCTGCCGGACGCCGAGCGCAACCCGCTGCGCACCTACACGTCCCGCGCGGTGCGCCGCGAGCTCGGCGAGGTCGACATCGACTTCGCGCTGCACGGCGACATGGGTCCCGCCTCCCGCTGGGCGGGCTCCGCGCAGCCCGGCGACGAGATGGTCATCATCGGTCCCGACGCCCTCAGCCCCGCCCGCGGCCTCGGCATCGAGTGGCACCCGGGCGCCGCGCGCTCGCTGCTCCTCGCGGGCGACGAGACGGCCGCGCCCGCCATCTGCAACATCCTCTCCTCCCTTCCCGACGACGCCGTGGGCTGCGCCTTCATCGAGGTGCCCGTCACGGGCGACCGCCTCGACGTGCGCGTGCCGAAGGGCGTCCACCTCACCTGGCTGCCGCGCGACGGACGGCCGAACGGATCCCGCCTCGAGGAGGCCGTGCGCCACTGGGTCGACTGCCACGTGAAGGTCGGCGCCATCGCCGTCCCCGAGGTCGCGCTCGCCGAGGCCGCGCAGCCGCTCGCCGCGGACGACGCCGACGCCATCGTCTGGGACGCGCCGGTCGTCCACGAGGGCTCCACGCTCTACGCCTGGCTCGCGGGCGAGTCCGGCTGCATCAAGGCCCTGCGCCGCTTCCTCGTGCGCGACACCGGCATCGACCGGCGCCAGGTCGCCTTCATGGGCTACTGGCGCCGGGGCGCGGCGGAGGGATCCTGA